A DNA window from Vanessa cardui chromosome 16, ilVanCard2.1, whole genome shotgun sequence contains the following coding sequences:
- the LOC124536511 gene encoding protein cueball, producing MCRMQCLFAILAITINLVNSWDIAITTGDQLEFYTNQTKTSNEGIRFRDLTALAYDAVHNMLLFVDKQNDNASIFSYNLLTRKYQPLVGRRSYENIQGLAFDPVTGKMFWTDTNERSIYWISLWPRPKNNIYGNLLIKMDDEIPRDIAVDSCRGYIYWTNTNITKPTIERARFDGSERKIIVDTNIHMPVSIAIDQRTKRLYWADDKEGIHYSIESSDLEGKDRKTRLVGTYHQPNALTVSKDNIYWVDWGFKSVWKLPKNAPPNTEPEELIAFKNEVPFGIVANYQIADQTAGVTDCTVLAGLSENKTIINEAMNIPKDVGLFCLHGVKTGISDCKCSPGFTGERCEISVCQNFCFNGDCSVNSKGQPECKCKRGYKGTRCEEYICSQYCLNEGVCSLGYNDKLVCKCTNDFVGERCESRKIEATVAPTIESCNCTKEENATRSLGTSSNDLYIDENCSSGWDPIRDPILMVLGTLCGLLCLVCAMLITKILYLKRRPRIKKRIIVNKNVTPLTARPDQCEITIENCCNMNICETPCFEPRNAIRPTLVDAKPGKEEKRNLIANMEQDDIY from the exons ATATCGCCATAACTACTGGGGACCAACTAGAATTTTATACGAATCAAACAAAAACGAGCAATGAAGGGATCAGATTTAGAGATCTCACAGCATTGGCGTACGACGCGGTTCACAACATGCTGTTATTCGTCGATAAGCAAAATGACAATGCTTCTATATTTAGCTACAATTTACTCACTAGAAAGTATCAACCACTAGTTGGTCGGAGATCCTATGAAAATATTCAGGGGCTAGCCTTCGATCCTGTCACGGGCAAGATGTTCTGGACGGATACGAACGAGAGAAGCATATACTGGATATCACTTTGGCCGAGACCGAAGAATAACATCTACGGTAATCTCTTAATAAAAATGGATGACGAAATCCCGAGAGATATCGCCGTTGACAGTTGTAGAGG CTATATTTACTGGACGAACACAAACATTACAAAACCAACAATAGAGAGAGCACGTTTCGACGGCAGTGAAAGGAAGATTATCGTCGACACTAATATCCACATGCCCGTCAGCATCGCGATAGATCAGAGAACGAAGCGCCTGTACTGGGCCGACGATAAAGAAGGCATTCACTACTCCATTGAATCGTCAGATTTAGAGGGAAAAGATAGAAAAACAAGATTAGTAGGAACGTACCACCAGCCGAACGCTTTAACGGTATcgaaagataatatttattgggTCGATTGGGGTTTTAAGTCAGTTTGGAAATTGCCAAAGAACGCTCCTCCTAATACAGAACCTGAAGAATTGATAGCTTTCAAAAATGAGGTTCCTTTTGGAATTGTAGCTAATTATCAAATAGCGGACCAAACGGCCGGTGTCACCGATTGCACGGTGCTAGCTGGGCTGTCCGAAAACAAGACTATTATCAATGAAGCAATGAATATACCAAAGGACGTTGGCTTATTTTGTCTGCACGGTGTTAAGACTGGCATTTCTGACTGTAAATGCTCCCCCGGTTTTACAGGCGAGCGTTGTGAAATATCGGTTTGCCAAAATTTCTGTTTTAATGGCGATTGTAGCGTCAACAGCAAAGGTCAACCGGAATGCAA ATGTAAACGAGGCTACAAAGGAACGAGATGCGAAGAGTATATTTGTTCTCAGTACTGTTTGAACGAAGGCGTGTGTTCTTTGGGATATAATGACAAGCTAGTTTGTAAATGTACAAACGATTTCGTTGGAGAGCGATGTGAGTCGCGCAAAATTGAAGCCACAGTCGCACCAACTATTGAATCTTGCAA TTGCACAAAAGAAGAAAACGCCACAAGGAGCTTAGGAACTTCCTCTAACGACCTTTACATTGATGAGAACTGCTCATCGGGATGGGACCCGATACGGGATCCCATACTGATGGTTCTCGGAACGCTCTGTGGACTGCTTTGCCTCGTCTGTGCGATGCTTATAACCAAGATTTTGTATTTGAAGAGGCGCCCCAG GATTAAGAAGCGTATAATTGTTAACAAGAACGTGACGCCGCTGACGGCGCGGCCCGACCAGTGTGAGATCACCATCGAGAACTGCTGCAACATGAACATCTGTGAAACG cCCTGCTTTGAACCAAGAAACGCGATACGACCGACTCTAGTTGATGCGAAGCCTGGTAAAGAAGAAAAGCGTAATTTAATCGCGAATATGGAACAAgacgatatatattaa